CATAAACTTTTTGTGCAAGGTGTTATCTGGAATATTTTTAGCTATGACCAATGGGGCGTCGAGTTAGGTAAGCAATTAGCTAATACAATATTAGAAGATTTAAAAGCAGATGGTTTAAAACACACGCATGACGCCTCGACAAGTAAACTATTAAAGCGTTATAAATCTTAGAGCTTCTTAGGTTAAAATGATTACTTAGGGCTCAACTTTTAACGTTGAGCCTTACTTGTTTATATCGATTAGCTTTTCAGTAACTTTGTGAGGGTGCCCGATGCTAATTTTAATTTAGTTTCGAAAAGCTCAATCCTTTATAAATGCTCTTTACTTAGATAATTTCTTAAAATGCAGCTTCAAACAAAAATACCAATACAAGAACAATCTCCTAAAATTAATTATAACTCAAGCTTAGTATTATTAGGTAGTTGTTTTGTTGAAAATATTGGAAAGAAGATTGACTATTTTAAGTTGAAAAACACATTAAATCCGTTTGGTATTACGTTTCATCCATTGGTTTTAGAGCGTCTTATTAAAAGTTCTTTAAAAGATAAATCCTATTCTGAAGATGATGTATTTCAACTTAATGAGCGTTGGCATTGTTATGATGCACATTCAGTATTAAGTGATGCATCTCAATCGAAATTAATTAATAATCTAAACCTTGCTTCTAAAACGTTAAAGCACTCGCTTACAGGCGCCTCACACATTATTGTTACTTTAGGGACAGCTTGGGGTTATGTGCAACAACACTCAACGGAGGTTGTAAACAATTGTCATAAAGTACCACAGAAAAATTTCAAAAAGACTTTAGCTAGTGTAGATGAACTTGTAGTAAGTTTAAAATCTATTTCAGCAACTATTAAAGCCATAAATCCAGAGGCAAAACTTATACTTACAGTCTCTCCTGTTAGGCATATTAAAGACGGCTTTGTGGAGAACACTCAAAGTAAAGCGCATTTAATTTCTGCTGTCCATAAAACAATTTCAGCAACTAATAATACAGCCTACTTTCCATCTTATGAAATTATGATGGATGAGCTAAGAGACTACCGATTTTATAGTGAAGATATGCTGCACCTAAGCCAGATTGCTGTTAACTATATATGGGATCAGTTTATAGCAGCTTGGTTTTCTCAAGAAGGGAAAGATACTTTAAATCGCATAAATGACATTCTAAGAGGTTTAGCTCATAGACCATTTAATCCGAGCTCAGATGCGCATCAAAAATTCATTAAGAACCTTCAGGAAAAAATTGAGGCACTACAAAAGGATTGTCCTCAAATAAAGTTCT
This region of Croceibacter atlanticus HTCC2559 genomic DNA includes:
- a CDS encoding GSCFA domain-containing protein, translating into MQLQTKIPIQEQSPKINYNSSLVLLGSCFVENIGKKIDYFKLKNTLNPFGITFHPLVLERLIKSSLKDKSYSEDDVFQLNERWHCYDAHSVLSDASQSKLINNLNLASKTLKHSLTGASHIIVTLGTAWGYVQQHSTEVVNNCHKVPQKNFKKTLASVDELVVSLKSISATIKAINPEAKLILTVSPVRHIKDGFVENTQSKAHLISAVHKTISATNNTAYFPSYEIMMDELRDYRFYSEDMLHLSQIAVNYIWDQFIAAWFSQEGKDTLNRINDILRGLAHRPFNPSSDAHQKFIKNLQEKIEALQKDCPQIKF